Proteins found in one Phalacrocorax carbo chromosome 14, bPhaCar2.1, whole genome shotgun sequence genomic segment:
- the SLC17A9 gene encoding voltage-gated purine nucleotide uniporter SLC17A9 isoform X2, with the protein MAAGGGGRNAPLCSAEHGPRAAQHDGMGRDGGGDPYWSRPESRIWMVMLLLGTCLLYCARVTVPICAVALSTHFDWDKKQSGIVLSSFFWGYCLTQIIGGHISDQIGGERVLLLSASAWGFLTVLTPLLTHVTSAHLVFMASSRFLMGLLQGVYFPSLASLLSQKVRESERAFTYSTVGTGSQFGTLVIGGAGSLLLDWYGWESVFYFSGLLTLLWVYCTCKYLLSEKELIIPIDYLMRGLSISKQTKVPWKQLFKKAPIWAVIIAQLSTASTFFTLLSWLPTFFKESFPESKGWVFNVVPWLVAIPTSLFSGFLSDHLINQGYKTITIRKFMQVIGSGVSSIFALCLGQTSSFCKAIVFASASVGLQTFNHSGISVNVQDLAPSCAGLLFGVGNTGGALLGVICVYLAGYLIETTGSWISVFNLVAAVNSIGLCAFLVFGEAQRVDTDSDYMDL; encoded by the exons GCCTGAGTCCCGCATCTGGATGGTGATGTTGCTGCTGGGGACGTGCCTGCTGTACTGCGCCCGCGTCACCGTGCCCATCTGCGCCGTCGCCCTGAGCACCCACTTCGACTGGGACAAGAAGCAGTCCGGCATAGTGCTCAGCAGCTTCTTCTGGGGCTACTGCTTGACACAGATCATCGGGGGACATATCAGTGATCA AATAGGAGGTGAGAGAGTCCTCCTCCTCTCGGCATCAGCCTGGGGGTTCCTCACGGTCCTCACCCCTCTGCTCACCCACGTCACTTCTGCCCATCTCGTTTTTATGGCCTCCTCCAGGTTCCTCATGGGGTTGCTGCAAG GGGTGTATTTTCCGTCCCTGGCCAGCCTGCTGTCCCAGAAGGTCCGGGAGAGCGAGCGCGCCTTCACCTACAGCACAGTGGGGACTGGCTCACAGTTTGG GACGCTGGTGATCGGCGGTGCAGGATCTCTCCTCCTGGACTGGTACGGCTGGGAGAGCGTTTTCTACTTCTCTGGTTTGCTCACTTTGCTCTGGGTTTATTGCACCTGCAAGTACCTGCTGAGTGAGAAAG aactCATCATCCCCATAGATTATTTAATGAGAGGCCTCTCGATATCCAAGCAGACCAAAGTTCCctggaagcagctgtttaaGAAGGCACCAATATG GGCTGTCATCATCGCTCAGCTTTCTACGGCCAGCACATTTTtcactctcctctcctggctgcCAACTTTCTTTAAGGAAAGTTTCCCCGAGTCAAAG GGCTGGGTGTTTAATGTAGTCCCCTGGCTGGTTGCAATTCCAACAAGCTTGTTCAGTGGATTTCTGTCTGATCATTTAATCAACCAGG gGTACAAAACCATCACCATTCGTAAGTTCATGCAG gtCATTGGCTCTGGTGTCTCaagcatttttgctttgtgcCTGGGCCAGACCTCCAGTTTTTGCAAAGCTATAGTGTTTGCCTCTGCCTCTGTTGGACTTCAGACCTTTAACCACAG TGGCATTTCAGTAAACGTACAGGATCTGGCCCCCTCATGTGCTGGCTTACTGTTCG gtGTTGGGAATACAGGTGGAGCCCTCCTAG GTGTCATTTGCGTGTACTTGGCTGGCTACCTGATTGAAACGACTGGCTCctggatttctgttttcaaCCTGGTGGCTGCTGTTAACAGCATTGGCCTCTGTGCATTCCTTGTGTTTGGAGAGGCCCAGAGGGTGGACACAGACTCTGACTATATGGACCTCTAG
- the SLC17A9 gene encoding voltage-gated purine nucleotide uniporter SLC17A9 isoform X1, which produces MVMLLLGTCLLYCARVTVPICAVALSTHFDWDKKQSGIVLSSFFWGYCLTQIIGGHISDQIGGERVLLLSASAWGFLTVLTPLLTHVTSAHLVFMASSRFLMGLLQGVYFPSLASLLSQKVRESERAFTYSTVGTGSQFGTLVIGGAGSLLLDWYGWESVFYFSGLLTLLWVYCTCKYLLSEKELIIPIDYLMRGLSISKQTKVPWKQLFKKAPIWAVIIAQLSTASTFFTLLSWLPTFFKESFPESKGWVFNVVPWLVAIPTSLFSGFLSDHLINQGYKTITIRKFMQVIGSGVSSIFALCLGQTSSFCKAIVFASASVGLQTFNHSGISVNVQDLAPSCAGLLFGVGNTGGALLGVICVYLAGYLIETTGSWISVFNLVAAVNSIGLCAFLVFGEAQRVDTDSDYMDL; this is translated from the exons ATGGTGATGTTGCTGCTGGGGACGTGCCTGCTGTACTGCGCCCGCGTCACCGTGCCCATCTGCGCCGTCGCCCTGAGCACCCACTTCGACTGGGACAAGAAGCAGTCCGGCATAGTGCTCAGCAGCTTCTTCTGGGGCTACTGCTTGACACAGATCATCGGGGGACATATCAGTGATCA AATAGGAGGTGAGAGAGTCCTCCTCCTCTCGGCATCAGCCTGGGGGTTCCTCACGGTCCTCACCCCTCTGCTCACCCACGTCACTTCTGCCCATCTCGTTTTTATGGCCTCCTCCAGGTTCCTCATGGGGTTGCTGCAAG GGGTGTATTTTCCGTCCCTGGCCAGCCTGCTGTCCCAGAAGGTCCGGGAGAGCGAGCGCGCCTTCACCTACAGCACAGTGGGGACTGGCTCACAGTTTGG GACGCTGGTGATCGGCGGTGCAGGATCTCTCCTCCTGGACTGGTACGGCTGGGAGAGCGTTTTCTACTTCTCTGGTTTGCTCACTTTGCTCTGGGTTTATTGCACCTGCAAGTACCTGCTGAGTGAGAAAG aactCATCATCCCCATAGATTATTTAATGAGAGGCCTCTCGATATCCAAGCAGACCAAAGTTCCctggaagcagctgtttaaGAAGGCACCAATATG GGCTGTCATCATCGCTCAGCTTTCTACGGCCAGCACATTTTtcactctcctctcctggctgcCAACTTTCTTTAAGGAAAGTTTCCCCGAGTCAAAG GGCTGGGTGTTTAATGTAGTCCCCTGGCTGGTTGCAATTCCAACAAGCTTGTTCAGTGGATTTCTGTCTGATCATTTAATCAACCAGG gGTACAAAACCATCACCATTCGTAAGTTCATGCAG gtCATTGGCTCTGGTGTCTCaagcatttttgctttgtgcCTGGGCCAGACCTCCAGTTTTTGCAAAGCTATAGTGTTTGCCTCTGCCTCTGTTGGACTTCAGACCTTTAACCACAG TGGCATTTCAGTAAACGTACAGGATCTGGCCCCCTCATGTGCTGGCTTACTGTTCG gtGTTGGGAATACAGGTGGAGCCCTCCTAG GTGTCATTTGCGTGTACTTGGCTGGCTACCTGATTGAAACGACTGGCTCctggatttctgttttcaaCCTGGTGGCTGCTGTTAACAGCATTGGCCTCTGTGCATTCCTTGTGTTTGGAGAGGCCCAGAGGGTGGACACAGACTCTGACTATATGGACCTCTAG